One part of the Geminocystis sp. M7585_C2015_104 genome encodes these proteins:
- a CDS encoding phytoene/squalene synthase family protein, with the protein LWAWYDNTQTNREEAIGFGRGLQAVNILRNHQEDKQRGVNFFPDGWRLEDMHEYARYNLSLADSYTRSLPKGPALQFCQIPLALAHATLEVLVLGKPKLSRSEVMAIVEKACR; encoded by the coding sequence CCTATGGGCCTGGTATGACAACACCCAAACCAATCGAGAGGAGGCTATCGGTTTTGGCCGAGGTTTACAGGCGGTGAACATTTTGCGCAACCACCAAGAAGATAAACAACGGGGAGTCAACTTCTTCCCCGATGGCTGGCGTTTGGAGGATATGCACGAGTATGCCCGCTATAATCTCAGTCTAGCAGACTCCTATACCAGATCCTTGCCTAAAGGCCCAGCCTTGCAATTTTGTCAAATCCCCCTAGCCCTAGCCCATGCCACCCTGGAAGTGTTAGTCCTAGGCAAACCAAAACTTTCTCGCAGTGAGGTAATGGCTATAGTGGAAAAAGCATGTAGATGA